The Streptococcus equi subsp. equi nucleotide sequence TGCTGTCGGTTTAATAGGGCTTTTCGAGCCTGTATGTTTATCTAAAACTCATCAGCTTTTTGGCTTTATCCTGTACTTACCATACAAGGCTTTTTAATCATAGCTTTAGCTGTTTACAACTGCTTTTGAGGCTTTGCCACTAGACAAGAATGACGACAACGAGCAGCTAATGCAATACCTTGCTTTCTATGCTGACTTGTTCTACAATAGAAGGCATGAGTATAACTAAAGAATTTGATACAATTGCAGCCATTTCAACTCCGTTAGGTGAAGGAGCTATTGGCATTGTTCGCTTGTCTGGTACCAAGGCTCTGGACATTGCTAAATCGATCTTTAAAGGAAAAGATCTAACAACAGTCGCCTCACATACCCTTAACTATGGTCATATTATCAAGCCAAGCACAGGTGAAGTGATTGATGAGGTCATGGTATCAGTCATGCTGGCGCCAAAAACCTTTACCAGAGAGGACGTGATTGAAATCAATACCCATGGCGGTATTGCGGTGACAAATGACATTTTACAGCTCCTCATTAAACAGGGAGCTCGAATGGCAGAGCCCGGCGAATTTACAAAGCGTGCTTTTTTAAATGGCCGTATTGATTTAACACAGGCTGAGGCAGTCATGGATCTGATTCGTGCAAAGACTGATAAGGCCATGTCTATTGCTATCAAGCAGCTAGACGGCTCCCTATCACAGCTCATCAGCGACACACGTCAAGAAATCCTAAATACCTTAGCCCAGGTTGAGGTTAATATCGACTACCCCGAATATGATGATGTCGAAGAAATGACCACTGCTCTTTTGCGTGACAAAACGCGAGAATTTCAAACACTTTTAGAGCAGCTCCTACGTACTGCCAAGCGCGGGAAGATCCTACGTGAGGGCTTGTCAACAGCTATTATCGGCCGACCGAATGTAGGAAAGTCTAGTCTGCTCAATACCTTGTTACGTGAGGATAAGGCCATTGTCACTGATATTGCAGGAACAACTCGTGATGTCATTGAAGAATATGTCAATATCAAGGGAATTCCTCTAAAGCTAGTTGATACTGCTGGAATTAGAGAAACAGATGATTTAGTAGAGCAAATTGGTGTTGAGCGGTCTAAAAAAGCCCTACAGGAGGCTGATCTGGTCCTTTTAGTTCTCAATGCTTCGGAAAAGCTGACCGAACAGGACAAGGCTCTGCTAGCCCTTAGTCAGGATAGCAATCGCATTATTCTCCTCAATAAAACCGATCTGGAGCAGGTCATTGAAAAAGACCAGCTTCCAGAAGAGGCGATCCCAATATCAGTTTTGCAAAACCAAAACATTGACCTGATCGAAGACCGGATCAATCAGATTTTCTTTGATCATACTGGGCTAATAGAGCAAGATGCGACTTACCTATCCAATGCTCGTCATATTTCCTTGATTGAGCAGGCAGTACAAAGCTTAGAGGCTGTCAATGAAGGACTTGCTTTAGGAATGCCGGTTGATCTCTTACAGATTGATTTGACCAGAGCTTGGGAAATCCTAGGAGAAATCACAGGCGATGCCGCACCTGATGAATTAATTACTCAATTGTTCAGTCAGTTCTGCCTTGGAAAATAATAGTTCACTGATCTTTTTGCCATAACTGCTAGACAAGATCTCTTGATAAGCATGACTGCCTATCAATGTCTCCTCTAAAACTAGTTTTACGTCTGTTTTTACAAGGACTTTTCAAAAGATGATCCACTGTGGCATTTCTCTTTGTAAATAATGGCTTGACGCCAAACAAAAAGCCTTATGAAGTCTCATTAAACGACTAACTTCATAAGGCTTTTATTCGTTAATATTAGCAAGGCTCATCTTAGACAGAGAGCTTGTTCAATCTCTTATTTGATCAATTCATAAATAGCTTCGGCGTAAATGGCAGCTGATCGGTAAATATTGTCTAATGGCATGTATTCATTGGCCTGATGCATTGTGTTTTCATCACCTGGGAACATCGCACCAAAGGCAACACCACGCTCAAGCAAGCGTCCAAAGGTGCCACCACCGATAACCTGCTCGTAGCCCTTGAGTCCTGTTTGCTTTTCATAGACGGATAGGAGGGTTGAGACCAGCTCATCGTCCATTGGCACATAGTGAGGGGTGTGTTCATGCTCAGATAAGGTAACCTTAGTCAAGCCTGGTAATTGCTCAAGCCCTGCCTTTAGCACTGCTGCATTGGTTCCCTTTGGATAACGGAAATTCAAGGCAATGGTATTGTCATCTGAATCCTTAGCAAAGCTAAAGACACCTGCATTCATGCTAAGGGCACCCATTTTGTCATCTGTATAAGCCAAGCCAAGCTTTTCTGCTGTGAAATCCTCATGAAGCACCTCACCTGCAATATGCAAATAAGCCTTGGCTGCGCCATCAAAGCTAAATTGATTTAAGAATTTAGCCAGCAGGGTTGCACCGTTAACACCAGCCTCTGGTGTAGAGCCATGAGCAGATTTCCCAATAATGGTCACTTCCAATAGCCCATCAGCCTCTTTGACAGATCCTGTCACTGCGTGCTCAGATAAGAATTGCTCCAAAGAAGCTTCGATAACATTAAGCTCATGCGGTGAGCTGATCAGAGCTGTCGCTGATTCAGGAACCATATTTTCACGTAAACCGCCTTGGAAGCGATGAAGGACAAAAGCTCCAGCATTTTGACCAACAAAATGAAGGTATTCTGTAATGTTTCCTTTCTCACCATTGATAATGGGAAATTCAGCATCTGGTGAAAAACCAAAATCAGGGTTCTTCAAGCCATTGTGAGCAAAATAATAGTCCATATCACCCCAGCCTGACTCCTCATCAGTCCCAACAATGAAGCGAACCCTTTTAGAAACTGGCAAGCCTAATTCCTTGATGATTTTCAGGGCATAATAGCAAGCCATGGTTGGCCCCTTATCATCAGATGAACCACGCGCATAGATACGATTATCCTTAATCACCGGCTTATAAGGGTCTGTCTCCCAGCCACTACCAGCAGGTACCACGTCTAAATGGGCAAAAATCCCTAAAACCTCATCTCCCTGACCAAATTCAAAATCACCAGCATAGTTATCAATATTACGCGTTTGGTAACCATCACGCTCTGCCATGGCAAGAAAGAACTCCAAGGCCTTAACCGGACCAGGACCAAATGGGTGCTTGGCATCTGCCTTAGCATCGTCTCGCTCGGAATTAATGCTTAATAGGTTTGATAGATCCTCTAGCATAGCTTCCTTGCGCTTATCAACCTCTGCTTTAAAATCAATTGTTGTCATCTTTTTCTCCTTTATGTGTTGCCTCGCTATCCTCCTAAATCCAAAAACTTATAGGCTAGCTGGACGAGTAGTTGTGTATCTTAGCGTCTTTCAATGATTTCGTCTACTGGTAGGCGATAGCTAGGCTCTGGCTTGTCATCGCTATACCCCACAGTTATCAATAATTCAGGACGAAAGCGTGGATCAATATCTAAAATCTCATTAGTTAGCTTTTTATTAAAGCCTAAAATAATATTTGAGGCCATTTTCTGATCCGTTAAGGCAAGGACCAAATTCATCGCCACC carries:
- the trmE gene encoding tRNA modification GTPase TrmE, producing MLTCSTIEGMSITKEFDTIAAISTPLGEGAIGIVRLSGTKALDIAKSIFKGKDLTTVASHTLNYGHIIKPSTGEVIDEVMVSVMLAPKTFTREDVIEINTHGGIAVTNDILQLLIKQGARMAEPGEFTKRAFLNGRIDLTQAEAVMDLIRAKTDKAMSIAIKQLDGSLSQLISDTRQEILNTLAQVEVNIDYPEYDDVEEMTTALLRDKTREFQTLLEQLLRTAKRGKILREGLSTAIIGRPNVGKSSLLNTLLREDKAIVTDIAGTTRDVIEEYVNIKGIPLKLVDTAGIRETDDLVEQIGVERSKKALQEADLVLLVLNASEKLTEQDKALLALSQDSNRIILLNKTDLEQVIEKDQLPEEAIPISVLQNQNIDLIEDRINQIFFDHTGLIEQDATYLSNARHISLIEQAVQSLEAVNEGLALGMPVDLLQIDLTRAWEILGEITGDAAPDELITQLFSQFCLGK
- the pepV gene encoding dipeptidase PepV, which gives rise to MTTIDFKAEVDKRKEAMLEDLSNLLSINSERDDAKADAKHPFGPGPVKALEFFLAMAERDGYQTRNIDNYAGDFEFGQGDEVLGIFAHLDVVPAGSGWETDPYKPVIKDNRIYARGSSDDKGPTMACYYALKIIKELGLPVSKRVRFIVGTDEESGWGDMDYYFAHNGLKNPDFGFSPDAEFPIINGEKGNITEYLHFVGQNAGAFVLHRFQGGLRENMVPESATALISSPHELNVIEASLEQFLSEHAVTGSVKEADGLLEVTIIGKSAHGSTPEAGVNGATLLAKFLNQFSFDGAAKAYLHIAGEVLHEDFTAEKLGLAYTDDKMGALSMNAGVFSFAKDSDDNTIALNFRYPKGTNAAVLKAGLEQLPGLTKVTLSEHEHTPHYVPMDDELVSTLLSVYEKQTGLKGYEQVIGGGTFGRLLERGVAFGAMFPGDENTMHQANEYMPLDNIYRSAAIYAEAIYELIK